Proteins encoded by one window of Superficieibacter sp. HKU1:
- the upp gene encoding uracil phosphoribosyltransferase, producing the protein MKIVEVKHPLVKHKLGLMREQDVSTKRFRELASEVGSLLTYEATADLETEKVTIEGWNGPVEIDQIKGKKITVVPILRAGLGMMEGVLENVPSARISVVGMYRNEETLEPVPYFQKLVSNIDERMALIVDPMLATGGSVIATIDLLKNAGCSSIKVLVLVAAPEGIAALEKAHPDVELYTASIDQGLNEHGYIIPGLGDAGDKLFGTK; encoded by the coding sequence ATGAAGATCGTTGAAGTGAAACACCCACTCGTCAAACACAAGCTGGGTCTGATGCGTGAGCAGGATGTCAGCACTAAACGCTTTCGCGAACTCGCCTCTGAAGTGGGTAGTCTGCTGACCTATGAAGCGACTGCCGATCTGGAAACGGAAAAAGTGACTATCGAAGGCTGGAACGGCCCGGTAGAGATTGACCAGATCAAAGGTAAAAAAATCACCGTGGTGCCAATCCTGCGTGCGGGTCTGGGGATGATGGAAGGTGTACTGGAGAACGTACCGAGCGCGCGCATCAGCGTAGTAGGTATGTACCGTAACGAAGAAACGCTTGAACCCGTACCGTACTTTCAGAAACTGGTTTCTAATATTGATGAGCGTATGGCGCTGATCGTTGACCCTATGCTGGCGACCGGCGGTTCCGTTATCGCCACTATCGACCTGCTGAAAAACGCTGGCTGCTCCAGCATTAAGGTGCTGGTACTGGTCGCCGCACCGGAAGGTATTGCCGCGCTGGAGAAAGCGCATCCGGACGTCGAGCTCTATACCGCATCCATTGATCAGGGGCTTAACGAGCACGGATACATTATTCCGGGCCTCGGCGATGCCGGTGACAAGCTCTTTGGTACCAAGTAA
- a CDS encoding 6-phospho-beta-glucosidase, translating into MTGFKEGFLWGGAVAAHQLEGGWQEGGKGASVADVMTAGAHGVAREITDGVLPGKNYPNHEAIDFYHRYKDDIALFAEMGFKCFRTSIAWTRIFPKGDELEPNEAGLQFYDDLFDECLKHGIEPVITLSHFEMPYHLVKEYGGWRNRKLIDFFVRFAKVVFTRYQHKVKYWMTFNEINNQANYHEDFAPFTNSGLKYAPDEDREPVMYQAAHYELVASALAVKAAKEINPSLLVGCMIAMCPIYPLSCAPNDMMMAMNAMHRRYWFTDVHVRGSYPQHLLKYFDRRGFKLDITEDDLAALKQGCVDYIGFSYYMSFATKATADNPQLDYDETKSLVSNPHVQKSDWGWQIDPVGLRYSLNWFWDHYQLPLFIVENGFGAIDVLEKDGSVDDQYRIDYLSAHIAEMKKAVVEDGVELMGYTPWGCIDLVSAGTGEMKKRYGFIYVDKDNDGNGTLARSRKKSFDWYQQVIATNGEKL; encoded by the coding sequence ATGACTGGATTTAAAGAAGGTTTTCTGTGGGGCGGCGCGGTCGCAGCGCATCAGCTGGAAGGCGGCTGGCAGGAGGGCGGTAAAGGCGCGAGCGTGGCTGATGTCATGACTGCCGGCGCGCATGGCGTAGCGCGTGAAATTACCGACGGCGTGCTGCCGGGGAAAAACTACCCTAACCACGAAGCCATCGATTTTTACCATCGCTATAAAGACGATATCGCGCTGTTTGCCGAAATGGGCTTCAAATGCTTCCGTACCTCAATCGCCTGGACGCGTATTTTCCCGAAGGGTGATGAGCTGGAGCCGAATGAAGCGGGCCTGCAGTTCTATGACGATCTGTTCGACGAATGCCTGAAGCACGGTATCGAGCCGGTGATTACGCTTTCTCACTTCGAGATGCCATATCACCTGGTCAAAGAATACGGCGGCTGGCGTAACCGCAAGCTGATCGACTTCTTCGTGCGTTTCGCAAAGGTGGTCTTTACCCGCTATCAGCATAAAGTGAAGTACTGGATGACCTTTAACGAGATCAACAACCAGGCTAACTATCACGAAGATTTTGCCCCGTTCACCAACTCCGGGCTGAAATATGCGCCTGACGAAGATCGTGAGCCGGTAATGTATCAGGCGGCGCACTATGAACTGGTCGCCAGCGCGCTGGCGGTGAAAGCGGCAAAAGAGATCAATCCGTCGCTGCTGGTGGGCTGCATGATTGCCATGTGCCCGATCTACCCGCTGAGCTGTGCGCCAAACGACATGATGATGGCGATGAATGCGATGCATCGTCGTTACTGGTTCACCGATGTTCACGTCCGCGGCAGCTACCCGCAGCATCTGCTGAAATACTTTGATCGTCGCGGTTTTAAACTGGATATCACCGAAGACGATCTCGCCGCGCTGAAGCAGGGCTGCGTCGACTACATTGGTTTTAGCTACTATATGTCGTTTGCCACTAAAGCGACCGCCGATAACCCGCAGCTGGATTACGACGAAACGAAGAGCCTGGTCTCCAACCCGCACGTGCAGAAATCCGACTGGGGCTGGCAGATTGACCCGGTGGGCCTGCGCTACTCCCTGAACTGGTTCTGGGATCACTATCAACTGCCGCTGTTTATCGTTGAAAATGGTTTTGGCGCGATCGATGTGCTGGAAAAAGACGGTTCGGTCGACGACCAGTATCGTATCGACTATCTCTCTGCGCACATTGCCGAAATGAAAAAAGCGGTCGTGGAAGATGGCGTGGAGCTGATGGGCTATACGCCGTGGGGCTGTATCGATCTGGTTTCCGCCGGCACCGGCGAGATGAAAAAACGCTACGGTTTTATCTACGTCGACAAAGACAACGATGGCAACGGCACGCTGGCGCGTAGCCGCAAAAAATCCTTCGACTGGTATCAGCAGGTGATTGCCACTAACGGCGAAAAACTGTAA
- the bglK gene encoding beta-glucoside kinase BglK, protein MKIAAFDIGGTALKMGVIADNGELLEKGKQIINDSDGDQILQAMLAWITAHPECEGIAISAPGYVNPHTGFISMGGAIRKFDNFAIKQWLEEKVRLPVAIENDANCVLLAERWQGKGAEMANFLVLTIGTGIGGAIFCNNQLVHGARFRAGEFGYMQTERPGSRDVRRYSMNENCTLRVLRYRYAEHVGKALEEVTGEEIFDRYDAGDVVCHRLVTDFFNGLGTGLYNLVNLFDPQTILIGGGIVERPGFLALLRQHLAWFGIAEYIDTVSHGNDAGLIGAVYYFNQQHRSLNDDRS, encoded by the coding sequence ATGAAAATTGCCGCATTTGATATTGGTGGCACCGCGTTAAAAATGGGCGTGATCGCTGACAACGGTGAGCTGCTGGAAAAGGGAAAGCAGATAATTAACGACAGCGATGGCGACCAGATTTTACAGGCCATGCTGGCCTGGATAACCGCCCATCCCGAGTGTGAAGGGATAGCCATCAGCGCGCCAGGCTACGTCAACCCGCACACTGGCTTTATTTCAATGGGCGGTGCAATCCGCAAATTTGATAATTTCGCTATCAAACAGTGGCTGGAGGAAAAGGTCCGACTTCCCGTTGCCATTGAGAATGACGCTAATTGCGTGCTGCTGGCCGAACGCTGGCAGGGCAAAGGCGCGGAGATGGCCAACTTCCTCGTATTAACCATCGGTACCGGCATCGGCGGGGCGATTTTCTGTAATAACCAGCTGGTGCACGGCGCGCGTTTTCGCGCAGGCGAGTTTGGCTATATGCAAACCGAACGCCCCGGTTCCCGCGACGTGCGTCGCTATTCCATGAATGAAAACTGCACGCTACGCGTTTTACGCTATCGCTACGCCGAACATGTCGGCAAAGCGCTGGAGGAGGTTACCGGCGAGGAGATTTTCGACCGCTATGATGCGGGCGATGTCGTCTGTCATCGGCTGGTGACGGATTTCTTTAACGGCCTCGGCACCGGCCTGTATAACCTCGTTAATTTATTCGATCCGCAGACGATTTTGATCGGCGGCGGCATCGTCGAACGCCCGGGTTTCCTGGCGCTGCTGCGCCAACATCTGGCCTGGTTCGGCATTGCGGAATACATCGATACCGTCAGTCACGGCAATGACGCCGGATTGATCGGCGCAGTTTACTATTTCAATCAGCAACACCGATCGTTAAACGACGATCGTTCATGA
- the purM gene encoding phosphoribosylformylglycinamidine cyclo-ligase yields MTDKTSLSYKDAGVDIDAGNALVDRIKGVVKKTRRPEVMGGLGGFGALCALPQKYREPILVSGTDGVGTKLRLAMDLKRHDTIGIDLVAMCVNDLVVQGAEPLFFLDYYATGKLDVETAASVINGIAEGCLQSGCALVGGETAEMPGMYHGDDYDVAGFCVGVVEKSEIIDGSKVADGDVLIALASSGPHSNGYSLVRKIVEVSGCDPLTTDLDGKPLADHLLAPTRIYVKSILSLIENVEVHAIAHLTGGGFWENIPRVLPDNTQAVIDESSWQWPAIFDWMQRAGNVSRHEMYRTFNCGVGMIVALPAANADKAIALLNEKGEKAWKIGIIKSSDSDERVVIE; encoded by the coding sequence GTGACCGATAAAACCTCTCTCAGCTATAAAGATGCCGGTGTTGATATTGATGCAGGCAACGCTCTGGTCGACCGAATCAAAGGCGTGGTAAAGAAAACCCGTCGCCCGGAAGTGATGGGCGGTCTGGGCGGCTTTGGCGCGCTGTGTGCCCTGCCGCAGAAATATCGTGAGCCGATTCTGGTCTCCGGCACCGACGGCGTGGGAACGAAGCTGCGTCTGGCGATGGATCTTAAACGTCACGATACTATCGGTATCGATCTGGTGGCGATGTGCGTCAACGATCTGGTGGTTCAGGGCGCTGAGCCGCTGTTTTTCCTCGATTATTACGCGACCGGCAAGCTGGATGTCGAGACGGCGGCCAGCGTTATCAACGGCATCGCTGAGGGTTGCCTGCAATCCGGCTGCGCGCTGGTGGGCGGTGAAACCGCGGAAATGCCGGGGATGTATCACGGCGACGATTACGACGTGGCCGGGTTCTGCGTAGGCGTGGTGGAAAAATCGGAAATTATTGACGGCAGTAAAGTCGCTGATGGCGACGTGCTGATCGCGCTGGCCTCCAGCGGCCCACACTCCAACGGCTATTCGCTGGTGCGCAAGATTGTGGAAGTGAGCGGCTGCGATCCGCTGACCACCGATCTTGACGGTAAACCGCTGGCGGATCACCTGCTGGCCCCAACCCGCATCTATGTAAAATCCATTCTGTCGCTGATTGAAAACGTCGAGGTACACGCGATTGCCCACCTCACCGGCGGCGGCTTCTGGGAAAACATTCCGCGCGTGCTGCCGGACAATACCCAGGCAGTGATTGACGAATCCTCATGGCAGTGGCCCGCCATTTTTGACTGGATGCAGCGTGCAGGTAACGTCAGCCGTCATGAAATGTATCGCACCTTTAACTGCGGCGTCGGCATGATCGTCGCGCTGCCAGCGGCTAATGCAGATAAAGCCATTGCCTTGCTCAATGAGAAGGGTGAAAAGGCGTGGAAAATCGGTATCATTAAATCTTCTGATTCCGATGAGCGCGTGGTCATTGAGTAA
- the purN gene encoding phosphoribosylglycinamide formyltransferase — translation MKNIVVLISGNGSNLQAIIDACEQKKIGGTLRAVFSNKADAFGLERARQAGIPAHALTASQFASRDAFDRELMLEIDAYAPDMVVLAGYMRILSQEFVAHYQGRLLNIHPSLLPKYPGLNTHKQVLENGDEVHGTSVHFVTDELDGGPVILQAKVPVFSGDNEDDITARVQAQEHDIYPLVVSWFVDGRLEMRDNAAWLDGLPLPPQGYATE, via the coding sequence ATGAAAAACATCGTGGTGCTGATCTCCGGCAACGGCAGTAATTTACAGGCGATTATTGACGCCTGCGAGCAGAAAAAGATCGGCGGCACGCTGCGTGCGGTATTCAGCAATAAGGCCGACGCGTTCGGCCTTGAGCGCGCGCGTCAGGCAGGCATTCCTGCGCATGCATTAACCGCCAGCCAGTTTGCCAGCCGCGACGCGTTCGATCGCGAGCTGATGCTGGAAATTGATGCTTATGCGCCGGATATGGTGGTGCTGGCGGGCTATATGCGTATTTTGAGCCAGGAATTTGTGGCGCATTATCAGGGACGGCTGTTAAACATCCATCCTTCTCTGCTGCCCAAATATCCTGGCCTGAATACCCATAAGCAGGTGCTGGAAAACGGCGATGAGGTCCACGGTACATCGGTGCATTTCGTGACTGACGAGCTGGACGGCGGTCCGGTTATTTTGCAGGCTAAGGTGCCGGTGTTTAGCGGCGACAACGAGGACGATATCACCGCGCGGGTGCAGGCGCAGGAGCACGACATCTATCCGCTGGTGGTGAGCTGGTTTGTTGATGGCCGGCTTGAAATGCGCGACAACGCGGCGTGGCTGGACGGCCTTCCCCTGCCGCCACAAGGGTATGCCACAGAATAA
- the ppk1 gene encoding polyphosphate kinase 1, giving the protein MGQEKLYIEKELSWLSFNERVLQEAADKSNPLIERMRFLGIYSNNLDEFYKVRFAELKRRIIISEEQGIQTSSRHLLGKIQSRVLKADQEFDSLYNELLLEMARNQIFLINERQLSVNQQNWLRLYFKQHLRQHIIPTLINRETNLVNFLKDDYTYLAVEIIRGDDTRYALLEIPSDKVPRFVNLPPEAPRRRKPMILLDNILRYCLDDIFHGFFDYDALNAYSMKMTRDAEYDLVHEMESSLMELMSSSLKQRLTAEPVRFVYQRDMPNALVEVLREKLSISRYDSIVPGGRYHNFKDFISFPNVGKANLVNKPLPRLRHIWFDNQKFRNGFDAIRERDVLLYYPYHTFEHVLELLRQASFDPSVLAIKINIYRVAKDSRIIDAMIHAAHNSKKVTVVVELQARFDEEANIHWAKRLTEAGVHVIFSAPGLKIHAKLFLISRKEGDEVVRYAHIGTGNFNEKTARLYTDYSLLTADARITNEVRRVFNFIENPYRPVNFDYLLVSPQNSRRLLYEMIDREIANAQQGQPSGITLKLNNLVDKGLVDRLYAASGSGVPVNLLIRGMCSLIPNLEGISDNIRVISIVDRYLEHDRVYIFENGGDKQVYLSSADWMTRNIDYRIEVATPLLDPRLKQRVLDIIDILFSDTVKARYIDKELSNRYVPRGNRRKVQSQLAIYDYIKSLEQPD; this is encoded by the coding sequence ATGGGTCAGGAAAAGTTATACATCGAAAAAGAGTTGAGCTGGTTATCCTTTAACGAACGCGTGCTTCAGGAAGCGGCAGATAAAAGCAACCCGCTGATTGAACGTATGCGGTTTCTGGGGATCTATTCGAACAACCTTGATGAGTTCTACAAGGTGCGATTCGCCGAGTTAAAACGGCGCATCATCATCAGCGAAGAACAGGGAATACAGACCAGTTCGCGGCATCTGCTGGGAAAAATCCAGTCGCGGGTGCTGAAGGCCGATCAGGAGTTCGACAGCCTGTATAACGAGCTGCTGCTGGAGATGGCGCGCAACCAGATCTTTCTCATCAACGAACGTCAGCTTTCTGTTAATCAACAAAACTGGCTTCGTCTCTACTTCAAACAGCATTTGCGCCAGCACATTATCCCGACGCTTATCAACCGTGAAACGAACCTGGTTAACTTCCTGAAGGACGATTACACCTATCTGGCGGTGGAAATTATTCGTGGCGACGATACTCGCTATGCGCTGCTGGAGATCCCGTCAGACAAAGTGCCGCGCTTTGTGAACCTGCCGCCGGAAGCGCCACGTCGGCGCAAGCCGATGATCCTGCTGGATAACATTCTGCGCTACTGTCTGGATGACATTTTTCACGGTTTCTTCGATTACGACGCCCTTAACGCCTATTCGATGAAGATGACGCGCGACGCCGAATATGACCTGGTGCACGAGATGGAATCCAGCCTGATGGAGCTGATGTCCTCCAGCCTGAAGCAGCGCCTGACCGCCGAGCCGGTGCGCTTTGTCTACCAGCGCGATATGCCTAATGCGCTGGTGGAGGTGCTGCGGGAAAAACTCAGCATCTCCCGCTACGACTCCATCGTACCGGGCGGTCGCTACCATAACTTCAAAGATTTCATTAGCTTTCCCAACGTGGGCAAAGCGAATCTGGTTAACAAGCCGCTGCCGCGCCTGCGTCATATCTGGTTCGACAATCAGAAGTTCCGTAACGGTTTCGACGCGATTCGCGAGCGCGACGTGCTGCTTTATTACCCGTACCATACCTTTGAGCACGTGCTTGAGCTGCTGCGTCAGGCGTCCTTTGATCCGAGCGTGCTGGCAATCAAAATCAATATTTACCGCGTGGCAAAAGACTCGCGCATTATCGACGCTATGATCCACGCCGCGCATAACAGCAAAAAAGTCACCGTGGTTGTGGAACTGCAGGCGCGCTTCGACGAAGAGGCGAATATTCACTGGGCGAAACGTCTGACGGAAGCGGGCGTCCACGTAATCTTCTCCGCGCCGGGGCTGAAAATTCACGCCAAACTGTTTCTTATCTCGCGTAAAGAAGGCGATGAGGTGGTGCGTTACGCCCACATTGGCACCGGCAACTTCAATGAAAAAACCGCGCGCCTGTATACCGACTATTCGCTGTTAACCGCCGATGCGCGCATCACTAATGAAGTGCGCCGGGTCTTTAACTTTATTGAAAACCCGTATCGTCCGGTCAACTTCGATTATCTGCTGGTATCGCCGCAAAACTCGCGGCGTCTGCTGTATGAAATGATCGACCGGGAAATTGCCAATGCTCAGCAGGGGCAGCCGTCCGGTATCACCTTAAAATTAAACAACCTCGTCGATAAAGGCCTGGTTGACCGTCTGTATGCCGCTTCAGGCTCCGGCGTGCCGGTGAATCTGCTGATTCGCGGGATGTGCTCGCTTATTCCTAATCTGGAAGGCATCAGTGACAATATCCGCGTTATCAGTATTGTCGACCGCTACCTTGAGCATGACCGGGTTTATATCTTTGAGAACGGCGGCGATAAGCAGGTCTATCTCTCTTCCGCGGACTGGATGACGCGCAATATCGACTATCGCATTGAAGTGGCTACCCCGCTACTCGACCCGCGCCTCAAACAGCGGGTGCTGGATATTATTGACATCCTGTTCAGCGATACGGTAAAAGCCCGTTATATCGATAAAGAACTGAGCAATCGCTACGTACCGCGCGGCAATCGCCGCAAGGTACAATCGCAACTGGCGATTTACGACTACATCAAATCACTCGAGCAACCTGACTAA
- the ppx gene encoding exopolyphosphatase, protein MPIHDSSPRPQEFAAVDLGSNSFHMVIARVVDGAMQIIGRLKQRVHLADGLGDDNMLSEEAMERGLSCLSLFAERLQGFAPSSVCIVGTHTLRQALNATDFLKRAEKVIPYPIEIISGNEEARLIFMGVEHTQPEKGRKLVIDIGGGSTELVIGENFEPKLVESRRMGCVSFAQLYFPGGVISKENFQRARMAAAQKLESLTWQYRIQGWNVALGASGTIKAAHEVLLEMGEKDGFITPERLDKLVAELLQHRSFDALSLPGLSEERKAVFVPGLAILCGVFDALAIRELRLSDGALREGVLYEMEGRFRHQDVRSRTAKSLANQYNIDSDQARRVLDTTMQMYEQWQMQQPKLAHPQLEALLKWAAMLHEVGLNINHSGLHRHSAYILQNSDLPGFNQEQQTLMATLVRYHRKAVKLDDLPRFTLFKKKQFLPLIQLLRLGVLLNNQRQATTTPPSLVLETDDNHWTLRFPHGWFSQNALVLLDLEKEQQYWEAVTGWQLNIEEENSPDIAA, encoded by the coding sequence ATGCCAATACATGATTCGTCACCACGACCGCAGGAGTTCGCGGCGGTCGACCTCGGTTCAAACAGTTTTCATATGGTCATTGCCCGCGTGGTGGATGGCGCGATGCAAATCATCGGTCGTCTGAAACAGCGCGTCCATCTGGCGGACGGTCTCGGCGACGATAATATGCTGAGTGAAGAAGCGATGGAGCGCGGCCTGAGCTGCCTGTCATTATTTGCCGAGCGCCTGCAAGGTTTCGCGCCGTCAAGCGTCTGTATCGTCGGAACGCATACGCTTCGTCAGGCGCTGAACGCCACTGACTTTCTTAAGCGTGCGGAAAAGGTCATCCCCTACCCGATTGAAATTATTTCCGGCAACGAAGAAGCGCGCCTGATCTTTATGGGTGTCGAGCATACGCAGCCGGAAAAAGGACGCAAGCTGGTTATCGATATCGGCGGCGGTTCAACGGAGCTGGTCATCGGTGAGAATTTTGAGCCAAAGCTGGTGGAAAGCCGCCGCATGGGCTGCGTCAGTTTTGCTCAGCTGTATTTCCCGGGCGGCGTCATCAGTAAGGAAAACTTCCAGCGCGCCCGAATGGCGGCGGCGCAAAAGCTGGAATCCCTGACCTGGCAGTACCGGATCCAGGGCTGGAACGTGGCGCTGGGCGCTTCCGGCACCATTAAAGCCGCGCATGAGGTGCTGCTGGAAATGGGCGAAAAAGATGGCTTTATCACCCCGGAGCGGCTGGACAAACTGGTGGCGGAGCTGCTTCAGCACCGCAGCTTCGACGCGCTGAGCCTGCCAGGGTTGTCCGAGGAGCGCAAAGCCGTTTTTGTGCCGGGTCTGGCGATCCTGTGCGGCGTGTTTGACGCGCTGGCCATTCGCGAACTCCGGCTGTCCGACGGCGCGCTACGCGAAGGTGTACTCTATGAGATGGAAGGTCGCTTCCGTCATCAGGACGTGCGCAGCCGCACCGCGAAAAGCCTGGCGAATCAGTACAACATCGACAGCGATCAGGCGCGACGCGTGCTGGATACCACCATGCAGATGTACGAACAGTGGCAGATGCAGCAGCCGAAGCTGGCGCATCCACAGCTGGAAGCGCTGCTGAAATGGGCGGCGATGCTGCATGAAGTGGGCCTGAACATCAACCACAGCGGCCTGCATCGTCACTCCGCGTATATTCTGCAAAACAGCGACCTGCCCGGGTTTAATCAGGAACAGCAAACCCTGATGGCGACGCTGGTCCGTTATCATCGCAAAGCGGTGAAACTGGACGATCTGCCGCGGTTTACGCTGTTTAAGAAGAAGCAGTTCCTGCCATTAATCCAGCTTTTACGCCTGGGCGTACTGCTGAATAATCAGCGTCAGGCCACCACTACCCCACCTTCCCTGGTGCTGGAGACGGACGACAACCACTGGACGCTACGTTTCCCGCACGGCTGGTTTAGCCAGAACGCGCTGGTGCTGCTCGATCTGGAAAAAGAGCAGCAGTACTGGGAGGCGGTCACCGGCTGGCAGCTCAATATAGAAGAGGAAAACTCGCCCGACATCGCGGCGTGA
- a CDS encoding sensor domain-containing phosphodiesterase, with translation MKLSKLYVKYRDRWWSLPLFLPCFVLPLISKANTFAHISTGTVVLFFLPLALTISLMLFFSWAAIPGIVLAFFLYDYQHMGLANNALIIVHFLLPVILSWAGYRAFTPNRRNVSHGNVSLVFQRIFWQAFCPATLFIALYQLVGLFDIYNLHQESNIGTPFMINILINYQALLVGNLIGVPLCYYIIRIIRHPLYIRAYFSQLRLQFDPKVTKREIVIWMFIFMGLMVMLCMPLEQNSSIFSTNYTFSLLLPVMLWGAIRYGYRFMSLIWTPVLIISVHFYHGYIPLFIGYETQLAITSSSYLVYSFVIVFISILAMHQRTINRRARMLAFLDPVVHLPNLRALNRALHRFPWSALCFIRIPELELLGRNYGVMLRIQYKQQLANWITMQLTPDEGVYQMSGNDLVFRLNTEAYQSRIEEIDRHIKQFRFIWDGMPLQPQVGMSYCYVRSPVTHIYLLLGELSTIADLSLATNHPENLQKRMAMHLQRDLKDKIALMNRLQLALEQDQFCLMAQPIVGVRGDTYHEILLRLIGANNEMISPTEFLPVAHEFGLSSRIDLWVIRNTLRFMAQHREAMPACRFSINLTPSSVCRAQFHREVQVLLNEFGVEAWQLIFEVTESDSLANIEQANKTLAKLQKMGCQIAIDDFGTGYASYARLKSVNADILKIDGSFIRSIVSNSLDYQIVASICHLARMKKMQVVAEYVESEEIRRAVISLGIDYLQGYLLGEPRLLEETLKSAEASARISVER, from the coding sequence ATGAAACTAAGTAAACTCTACGTTAAGTACAGAGATAGATGGTGGAGCTTGCCGCTTTTTCTGCCTTGCTTTGTGCTTCCGCTAATCAGTAAAGCGAATACGTTCGCCCATATCAGCACAGGAACCGTAGTGCTTTTTTTCCTGCCGCTGGCATTAACGATCAGCCTGATGCTTTTTTTTAGCTGGGCGGCAATACCCGGTATCGTGCTCGCCTTCTTTTTGTATGACTATCAGCATATGGGGCTGGCGAATAATGCCCTAATCATTGTTCATTTTCTTCTCCCCGTCATTCTCAGCTGGGCAGGCTATCGCGCTTTTACGCCTAACCGGCGCAATGTCTCGCATGGCAACGTGAGTCTGGTTTTTCAGCGCATTTTCTGGCAGGCGTTTTGTCCCGCAACGTTATTCATTGCTCTTTATCAACTTGTCGGACTTTTTGATATTTATAATCTGCACCAGGAGTCGAATATTGGCACCCCCTTTATGATTAATATCCTGATTAATTACCAGGCGTTATTAGTTGGAAACTTAATCGGGGTGCCGCTTTGTTATTATATTATCCGAATCATTCGTCATCCTCTGTATATACGCGCTTATTTTTCGCAATTGCGTTTGCAATTCGATCCAAAAGTGACCAAAAGAGAAATTGTCATCTGGATGTTTATATTCATGGGGCTGATGGTAATGCTTTGTATGCCCCTTGAGCAGAACAGTTCAATTTTCAGTACGAACTACACCTTTTCTCTGCTGCTGCCTGTGATGCTATGGGGAGCCATCCGCTATGGCTATCGCTTTATGTCGCTTATCTGGACGCCAGTGCTGATTATTTCCGTCCATTTTTATCACGGTTACATCCCTTTATTTATCGGGTACGAGACGCAACTGGCCATTACCTCATCAAGCTACCTGGTCTATTCGTTCGTGATTGTTTTTATCTCCATCCTCGCGATGCATCAGAGAACCATCAATCGGCGGGCGCGTATGCTGGCTTTTCTTGATCCGGTGGTGCATTTGCCGAATCTACGCGCGCTTAACCGGGCGTTGCATCGTTTCCCGTGGTCGGCGCTCTGTTTTATCCGTATTCCTGAGCTGGAACTGCTGGGACGAAATTATGGCGTCATGCTGCGTATTCAGTATAAACAGCAGCTGGCAAACTGGATCACCATGCAACTGACGCCTGACGAAGGGGTGTATCAGATGTCCGGCAACGATCTGGTGTTTCGTCTCAATACCGAAGCATATCAAAGCCGTATTGAAGAGATCGATCGTCATATTAAGCAATTCCGTTTTATCTGGGATGGTATGCCTTTACAGCCCCAGGTCGGCATGAGCTATTGCTATGTGCGCTCGCCGGTTACGCATATTTATCTCCTGCTGGGGGAGCTAAGCACCATTGCCGACCTGTCGCTGGCGACGAACCATCCTGAAAACCTGCAAAAGCGGATGGCGATGCATCTTCAGCGGGATCTCAAAGATAAAATTGCGTTAATGAACCGGCTACAACTGGCGCTGGAGCAGGATCAGTTTTGTTTGATGGCGCAGCCTATTGTCGGTGTTCGTGGCGATACCTATCATGAAATCCTGCTTCGGCTGATCGGGGCTAACAACGAGATGATTAGCCCCACTGAATTTTTGCCGGTGGCGCATGAGTTCGGTTTGTCGTCACGCATCGATTTGTGGGTGATCCGAAATACGCTGCGATTTATGGCGCAGCACCGTGAAGCAATGCCAGCCTGCCGTTTTTCAATCAATCTCACGCCGTCTTCCGTTTGCCGTGCGCAATTTCACCGTGAAGTACAGGTGCTGTTGAATGAATTTGGGGTAGAGGCATGGCAGCTTATCTTTGAAGTGACGGAAAGCGATAGTCTGGCAAATATAGAGCAGGCTAATAAGACGCTGGCAAAGCTACAGAAGATGGGCTGTCAGATAGCCATAGACGATTTTGGTACCGGCTATGCGAGCTATGCGCGCTTAAAAAGCGTGAACGCGGATATTCTTAAAATCGACGGCAGCTTTATTCGTAGCATCGTCTCAAACAGTCTTGATTATCAAATCGTGGCCTCTATTTGCCATCTGGCACGGATGAAAAAAATGCAGGTGGTGGCGGAGTATGTTGAAAGCGAAGAAATTCGCAGGGCGGTGATTTCACTGGGGATCGATTACTTACAGGGCTATTTACTCGGTGAGCCGCGATTGCTGGAAGAGACGTTGAAGTCAGCGGAAGCCTCTGCCCGCATTTCGGTTGAGCGTTAA
- a CDS encoding YfgG family protein, with protein MSQVTSMRNRHRFNSRMTRIVLLISFFFFFGRLVYSSIGAWHHHQDKKQTQQSSLTIDASSQR; from the coding sequence GTGAGTCAGGTTACCAGTATGCGAAACCGACATCGATTTAACAGTCGTATGACCCGTATCGTATTGCTTATCAGTTTCTTCTTCTTTTTCGGACGCTTAGTCTACTCTTCCATCGGTGCCTGGCATCATCATCAAGACAAAAAACAGACGCAGCAGTCCAGCCTGACCATAGACGCTTCCTCACAACGCTGA